The Polyodon spathula isolate WHYD16114869_AA chromosome 45, ASM1765450v1, whole genome shotgun sequence region AGCTCAGACAGCTGCTTAGAGACCCGGGAACGTTCCGGAATGCGTGATGTCATCGCCCATTCCGGAATGCCCCTGCGGTATCCCGGGAATTCCGCTCCCCGGAGTCCTGTCAACACCAGCGATACTCGGATGCAGAAGCGCTATTGCATTGCCGtggcagagcccctgtctgtctgtccgtccgtcGCTCCTCCTCTCTTTTCACACTTTTTCGTTCTTTCCTTTCTTGCAGCATGTCGGGCGTCGAGGAACAAGCAGAGGACTGCGAGTGAGGGAGAGCGATACTCTTTACAGCTCGATAGATATACATGCGTgtggtttgtttgtctttgtgtgttttagtCCGGTGTGCACGCATGTGGGTGGGCAGCACAGCTGTTTctattgtcatgccaataaaggaatttgaaattgaaattggagaggagagagggagagagaggagaggaaagagagagagagagagagagagagagagagagagagagagggggagagagggagagagagaggcgagagagagagagagagagagagagagagaggagagagagagagagagagagagagagagagagagagagagaggaggagagagggagagagagaggcgagagagaggaggagatgagagagagaggagaggagagatgatagagagagaggagagagggatgatagagagaggagagagggatgaCGGAGGGAGAGTTTTGGGGTTTcttcacattttcatttattttcttcctttttagGGAGCAGCAGGAAGGTAAgatgtctctgtgtctctgtgtgtctctctgtgtgtgtctgtgtctgtctctgtgtctctgtctctgtgtctctgggtTCCTGACAagcttctttttgtttgtttgttcagaagaggaagaagaagctGAAGAAGATGAGAGGGGTAAAaatatcagagtgtgtgtgtgtgtgtgcgtgtgtgtgtgtgagtgtgtgtgtgtgtggtgtgacacaacacacacacagaacacacacacacacagactgttcgacacacacgcacacacgcacaagTCCCCACAGAAAATAAACTTTAAGAGAAGTTACATCAAATAATTATAAGTACACAGACAAGGAcaggctctctctctgtctctctctctctctctctctctctctctctctctctctctctctctctctctctctctctctcctctctctctctctctctctctctctctctctctctctctctctctctctctctctctctctctctcttcctctctctctctctctctctctctctctctctctcctctcctctctctctctcctctcctctctctctctcctctctctctcagaacaTGAGCAACATGAAGAAggtcagtttattattattaataagaaatataataatatataataataataataataataataataataataataatattgaatcgTATTTCAGACGAGACTTTCTGACTCAAGACTCAGTTTCTTTACTTTAGTAAAAGAACGAAGAAACAAATAAAGTCTTCTCCCTCTCCTGGTTCTGGCTCCATCTGACTatatctccctcctctccctctctctctctctctctctcctctccctctcctcttttctcctctctctctaataataataattattattattaataataataataataataataataaagtaaagttGCTCTGAATCGGATGAGTTCTGAGTCAAAGAAATGAATCATTTTCTtgcttctctctttctctctctctctctcctctctcgaggtaactctgtctctctctctctctctctctctctctctctctctctctctctctctctctctctctctctctctctctctctgtgtcacatTCAGGAATCTGGCTCCATTGTGGCTCAAATCCGGAGCCGCAGACCTTTGTAATCTATAGACATTTGAGCCAAGATGGCCGCCGCAGGGCGCAGTTTCCTGTCTCTCTGATCCCGGTTATTGttcatttcctgtgttttttctgttttcaggccAACGcctcctcagctctctcctccgaAGATTCCCGAGGGAGACAGAGTGGACTTCGACGTGAGTCCCGTCCCCCCGGATTCAATATCTGATTTACcgcctgtctgcctctctccaGTTATCAGATCTCAACCCTGCTGAAATATTCCACTGCTGGGGGCTCTCGAGAGGCGCGTCCAGGACAGGATGTGCGCTGTAGCCTGGGGAGCGCGGGTTCGAGTCCAGGCGCACGATTCCCAGAGCGCTGCCCGGGCAGGGAGGGCTCGCCGCGCAGCAGCGcccccctgtggccgatagggggGCCAgcggctctgcagtggagcccCTAGCGCTGCGATGTGTTCTGTAGGTCTGGAGGCCTCGCTGAGGATCCACAGCTTGTGAAatgattggcaggagcacgtttcggaggacgtgggCTCCAGGCTCCGCTCCCCAGGGTCAGCCGGgagggggggttgcgagcggggagccgaggatacagataataattaggcccactaaactggggagaaaactgggttAAAAAATAGCCAATggctacatttataaaaaatgtgtatatatatatatatatatatatatatatatatatatatattatatatatatatatatatatatatatatatatatatatatactgggtGACGATGGTGGTTATATGGTGACACGTGTGTGTCTCTatctctcctctcactcctctctctctctctctcaggatatTCACAGGAAGCGGATGGAGAAGGATTTTGCTGAGCTCCAGACTCTCATCAATGTTCACTTCGAGCAGCGCCAGAAAGAGGAAGAGGAGCTAATCCAACTGAAGGAGAGGATTGTGGgtgtccccctccccctctccttccctcccacctccaccctctccttccctcccacTCAACAATCTTCAAATTCACATTCAATTCAATTAGAAAATGTGTATTGTTCATAGCTGTACAGAAATCATTCCATTAtgactcctctcctctctctcctctctctctcctctcctctctcaggagAATCGTCGTTCTGAGCGTGCCACTCAGCAGAGGGTTCGCAGTGAGAAGGATCGTGATCGGCAGGCCCGCCTGGCGGTGAGTGACAAGCAGGACTCTGTGTCCGTTGTGTCTCTGACAGGGCGCTGCACCCCACTGTATTGACAGGCGTGAGAGCCAGGATGGCCATCACAGGGTACAGTTTCTTACAGGAGTGTTGAGGCTCAACTGACAGGTGAGGAAACTGGCGCCATTGCGGCTCTGAGATGGAGCCGGTCTGCCCGATGTAATTAATAAAGTTTGAGCCAAGATGGCGGATACAGGGCGCAGTTTCCTATGTTTAAAGTCCAATTGTCCAATTTTCTCTCTCctgtgctctcctctctcctctctctattctatcctctctcctctctctctctcaggaggagAGGAAtcggaaggaggaggaggaggctaaGAAGCGGGCCGAGGACGAAGCGAAGAAGAAGAAGGTCCTCTCCAACATGGGGGCGCAATTCGGGGGTTTCCTGGCCAAGGTGAGACCCCGACACACCCCCCAGTCACACCCCAAAACAccctcctcctgtgtgtgtgtgtttgctctcCCCTCACACTCTCACTATCTTTCCAGACCACAAAAACGCAACGCTGTCCTTCCGTCCGACGATGTTTACACTTTCTCTCTGTCCTTCCcgtcccctctcccctccccgcGCCTCCCCCTCGCTCTCCCGGCTTTCCCAGGCGGAGCATCGCCGCGGGAGGCGCCAGACGGGCCGCGAGATCAAGAAGAAGACGCTGGCGGAGCGGAAGAGATCCCTGGACATCGAGGGCCTGCGCGAGGACAGGCTCAGGTACTGGAAACGGCAGCCATCGCGGCTCCACCGCGGAGCCCGGCCCCATTGAGAGCTACAGGGAGGCAGAGCCAAGATGGCCAACACTGGGTCCAGTTTCCTCTCCCTGTAGTCGATCACAGCGTTTTGCTCAAGCTGAGGAAACTGGCTCCACTGTGGCTCTGGTGTGGACGCGACTCCCCATTGTGAGCTATGGGGGCGGCAGAGCCAGCATGGTGGCACAGGGGCGCAGTCTCCCCGCCCCTCTGACTGCGTGCTGATCCACAGGGAGAAGGCGGAGGAGCTGTGGAACTGGATCCATCAGCTGGAATCGGAAAAATTCGACCTGATCCAGAAAATGATGATGCAGAAATACCAggtgtgtgggtctgtgtgtgtgtgtgtgtgtgtgtgtgtcagggtgtgtgtctgtgtgtctctgtgtctctgtgtgtcagcgTGTCAGTCTGATCTCTATTGCACATCTATAAACCAATTTTCAGTTATAATTTCTCAAACTACAATCTCCCACCCGACACGAGCACCCTGCCTATCTGCTTTCAATGGCatttctctccctcccctctccctcttctctttTCAGATAAATGTCCTCTGCAATCGCATCACCCACGCTCAGAAATTGTAAgcaccctctgtgtctctctcccttCTTCTGTCCTTCCATGTCTCCGTCTGTCCCAGTCTCTCCTTTTCTCCTCTTCTCTGTCCCAatgtgtctctcctctcctctcctgtttctcctttctctctcctctcccctcctccctctcatctcctcctcctgtttctctcctctcccctcctccctctcctctccctctcctgtttctcctttctctcctctcccctcctccctctcatctctcctctcctcctgtttctctctcctcccctcctccctctcatcatctctcctctcctcctgtttctctctcctcccccctcctccctctcctgtttctctctcctctctcctgtttCTGTCTCCTCCTCTGATTCATGTCTGTTCTTGGCAGCACTAAGAAAGGCGCTGGGAAAGGACGGGTTGTGGGAAGATGGAAGTAAAGAAGAAAGAAAGGCGGCGATCTCACCGTTGCTGTGCGCCTGAAAATGCTTTCGAATGAAGATTCAAGAGCTTCAGCCTCCCCTCCTTCCAGCCGCTCTCCAAATCCCATTCTCTCCGTGCTGTACCCCCTCccactcctctcccctctctctcctccccccttcctctctcctctcctgtgtgTATTCAGCGTGTTTTGCTGTTTGATTCAATGTAACTCTCGTCTGCAGGGAGACTCTGCTCTGCTCAATAAACTCACACTCAGAAATCTATTTACTGCATTTCATTTCACATTGTATTCACATCCttgtcgggggggtgggggtgggactCTTTCCagagtaaaaaatgtttttatcaacTTACAGATAACACTGTAGAAGGAACTTAAATTCTCCAACTTGGGGGTGTGGTTAGGGGGTGTGGTTAGAGGGCATGATTGGGGTGTGGTTAGACAGGGTGTGGTTGGGTGTGGGTGTGGTCAGAGGGTGTggttggggtgggggtgtggTTACGGGATGTGGTTGGGatggggtgtgggggtgtggtTAAGGGTACACCCACCCCCACCAAACCCCCCCAACACCAATCTCCCCACACCAACCCCACACCAATCCCACCTACACCCACACCAGTCCCCGCACCAATCCCCCCACCAACCCCACCCCCAAACCCCATCCCACCCCACACCAAATCTCCCACCATCCCACCCATCCACCCCAACACCCACGTGGGTGTGGTTTGAGGGTGTGGGTAGGGTGGGTCAGAGGGTGTGGTTAGGGTGTGGGTGTGGTTAGGGTGTGTGTGGTTAGGGTGGGGTGGGTGTGGTTAGATGGGTGGGTGTGATGGTTAAACCCCCACCATTGTGGTTAGGGTGTGGTTTGAGGGTGGGTGTGGTTAGGGTGGGGTGGGTGTGGTTTGAGGGTGTGGTTATGTGGTTAGGGTGTGGTTAGGGTGTGGTTTGGGTGTGGTTTGAGGGTGTGGATGTGGTTAGGGTGGGGTGGGTGTGGTTTGAGGGTGTGGATGTGGTTAGAGGTGTGGTTAGGGTGGGGTGGGTGTGGTTTGAGGGTGTGGATGTGGGGGTGTGGTTAGGGTGGGGTGGGTGTGGTTTGAGGGTGTGGAGGGTGTGGAGGGTGGGGTGGGTGTGGTTAGGGTGTGGGTGTGGTTAGGGTGGGGTGGGTGTGGTTTGAGGGTGTGGATGTGGTTAGAGGTGTGGTTGGGGTGGGTGGTTAGGGTGTGGTTTGAGGGTGTGGATGTGGTTAGGGTGGGGTGGGTGTGGTTTGAGGGTGTGGATGTGGTTAGGGGTGTGGTTAGGGTGGGGTGGGTGTGGTTGATGGTGTGGTTAGGGGTGTAGTTAAGGGCGTGTTTCTCGTTTCTCATGCACAGCGGATCACTGGCATTGTGACGGTCAGGAtctggggaaagaaaaaaaaaacacaaaatctatTAGACACATCCCATAATAACCCTGAGAGAGCCTCGCCCCGGATCCTCTCTCTCGCAGCGACCCCGAGACAGCCTCACCCCAGATCCTCTCTCTCATAGTAACCCTGAGAGCCTCACTCTGCATCCTCTCTCTCATAGTAACCCTGAGAGCCTCACTCTGCATCCTCTCTCTCATAGTGGAGAGACCCAGCTACTACTTCCCTTCCTTCGTCAGCTCCACTATCTCCCCTCCCTGCTCGTCTGGCCTGGTCGGACAGGAAGGGCTTCTAGCTTTTGCTCCACCTCGGTCCTCCgg contains the following coding sequences:
- the tnnt1 gene encoding troponin T, slow skeletal muscle — protein: LFISCVFSVFRPTPPQLSPPKIPEGDRVDFDDIHRKRMEKDFAELQTLINVHFEQRQKEEEELIQLKERIENRRSERATQQRVRSEKDRDRQARLAEERNRKEEEEAKKRAEDEAKKKKVLSNMGAQFGGFLAKAEHRRGRRQTGREIKKKTLAERKRSLDIEGLREDRLREKAEELWNWIHQLESEKFDLIQKMMMQKYQINVLCNRITHAQKFTKKGAGKGRVVGRWK